A genome region from Babesia bigemina genome assembly Bbig001, chromosome : I includes the following:
- a CDS encoding U box domain containing protein, putative: protein MGSPRVVDHVTKHVFRIALKKSERTPAAQKDAGQGNERLYVGQFYTRITGVASTEDVTLDAESIDDVARSAVFACILHKKNPLTMLCDAFVRCTQVKGQVEANKDPFGLPELSGDGKLLPGVQAQLRELLATINRVIITNSALLMVCPMFFNLEDFVAKQDLKKEPLDVADQTTRCKMINEVMVEAKNATYMQQMLDEMWQNDETAALGEMYSFFSKMRSDAVGRPIGEKPVTELSALTNICGSKLGASLVVMWLLKEDTAGITWRSSGIQREIATLLGRILSASPMNEEALETAKMTSPNAPTCKNAKNIRELNFRGKRDMASIRTSFAHLREDHETYIHMVSNLLKAILRTDFKTRTDFMAIIGQLVAYNATKRHLSRITHVEQPPITLDDTFKRRRIVMADSTFGASLNVMWLLLVLAEGITEQKVDSIDPNFCQIGFYAKKKTTISGSSENNIDESRIREMSEMRATLDTMIGFLSSSSAGMGDETQLMEALEKQHFDITESYNAKFITQIFWATLHGLGMLYQPCLQEFLKILIFTMEVAQNSADPMNDESLQDVVSHLYMWRCVMQHGKFLEALWHYINISLQFFIKCALSEMWEKASTTPSNLKGTSLCVQMVYSFASGKLGSPNEVPAKFIVLPVDFIDIILDVIKHISIVRLYASHVKPQDTDLLEFMDFELVMAACIFIMKADQSYIKNLTLKCDTVSSIILNLCKSMGVEKFGNSPGAKQHLVDALTNIFIASQRSDYNSRISCRLNVIHTLTKLFGIEVYKKSFVAHIIANKENFVQFMHLLLSDTTFIFEEVVTFLSEIRRRELAGITDEPQERTEQNEPSTSSGQSAQPRQEQREPQQPQREQDDDQSLDPSLQDGAIDPNQLKNMPFNELQDRTSNFVEYGSQITTLLYILCREFPTEITGTSVLLPQVASCLGCCLDNLAGKGCINLKVKNMMQYNFQPKNWLTSVVKCYVALYGGENPQNSEPFMKAVVSEGRYFKPSNFERAFKIITREMLLVSKDRHAFFNMSQKLCQYAKANNTLYENAMNAEMPDEFLDPIMMDIMEDPVLLPTSGIVMDRKNIERHLMSEATDPFSRQPLTKAQLVPQEELKQRIDAFLASVSRSTDITEDIYES from the coding sequence ATGGGCTCTCCGCGGGTCGTAGATCACGTGACGAAACACGTCTTTAGGATTGCCCTGAAAAAATCCGAGCGTACGCCGGCAGCACAAAAAGATGCCGGTCAGGGGAACGAACGGCTATACGTAGGACAATTCTACACCCGTATAACGGGCGTGGCTTCCACGGAGGACGTCACGCTGGATGCTGAATCCATTGACGATGTCGCAAGGTCGGCTGTCTTTGCCTGCATATTGCATAAGAAAAACCCGCTCACGATGCTGTGTGATGCCTTCGTGAGGTGTACGCAAGTTAAAGGCCAGGTAGAAGCCAACAAGGACCCCTTCGGACTACCGGAACTTAGCGGTGATGGCAAGCTGTTGCCAGGAGTGCAAGCTCAACTCAGGGAGCTGCTGGCCACAATTAACCGTGTCATCATAACGAACTCGGCGCTGTTGATGGTGTGTCCGATGTTCTTCAACTTGGAAGACTTCGTTGCCAAGCAGGATCTGAAAAAAGAGCCACTAGATGTGGCCGATCAGACAACCAGGTGCAAAATGATCAATGAGGTTATGGTGGAGGCGAAAAATGCCACGTACATGCAACAAATGCTGGACGAGATGTGGCAAAATGACGAAACTGCAGCTCTCGGGGAAATGTATTCCTTTTTCTCGAAGatgaggagcgatgcagtCGGCAGGCCCATTGGCGAGAAACCAGTCACCGAGCTAAGTGCGCTCACCAACATATGCGGCAGCAAATTAGGCGCTTCTCTCGTCGTAATGTGGTTGCTGAAGGAAGATACTGCAGGTATCACATGGAGGTCTTCAGGGATCCAGAGGGAGATCGCCACTCTGTTGGGGCGCATCCTCTCTGCCTCCCCTATGAATGAGGAAGCGCTTGAAACGGCTAAAATGACGTCTCCAAATGCTCCTACATGTAAAAACGCAAAGAACATCAGAGAACTCAACTTCCGCGGAAAAAGGGACATGGCCTCGATCAGAACGTCATTCGCCCACCTCAGGGAGGATCATGAAACATACATCCACATGGTTTCTAATCTTTTAAAAGCGATTCTAAGAACTGATTTCAAGACTAGAACTGATTTCATGGCTATCATTGGACAGTTGGTGGCGTATAACGCGACAAAGAGACACCTCTCCCGAATAACGCATGTCGAGCAACCTCCCATCACCCTTGATGACACATTCAAGAGGAGGAGGATTGTAATGGCAGACTCGACATTTGGTGCCTCTCTGAATGTGATGTGGCTCTTATTGGTGCTGGCCGAAGGAATCACGGAGCAAAAGGTCGACAGCATAGACCCCAACTTCTGCCAAATTGGGTTCTACGCAAAGAAAAAGACAACAATATCGGGGAGTTCGGAAAATAACATTGATGAATCGAGGATTCGCGAAATGAGTGAAATGCGCGCAACGCTCGATACCATGATCGGGTTCCtctcgtccagcagcgctgGCATGGGTGACGAAACGCAACTCATGGAAGCGCTGGAAAAGCAGCATTTCGACATAACGGAGTCGTATAATGCTAAGTTTATCACGCAGATCTTTTGGGCAACTTTGCATGGACTCGGAATGTTGTATCAGCCCTGTCTTCAGGAGTTCCTCAAGATATTAATTTTCACCATGGAGGTGGCGCAAAACTCTGCCGACCCCATGAACGATGAATCCCTTCAGGATGTGGTGTCACACTTATATATGTGGAGATGCGTAATGCAGCACGGCAAGTTCCTGGAGGCCTTGTGGCACTACATCAACATCAGCCTCCAGTTCTTCATAAAGTGCGCATTGTCAGAGATGTGGGAAAAGGCATCGACGACCCCTTCAAACTTGAAGGGGACCTCGCTATGTGTGCAAATGGTCTACAGCTTTGCCTCCGGTAAACTCGGGTCTCCTAACGAAGTGCCGGCGAAATTCATTGTGCTGCCGGTTGACTTCATCGACATTATTCTGGACGTTATTAAGCACATCTCCATCGTGAGACTCTACGCTTCGCACGTCAAACCGCAAGATACGGATTTGCTGGAATTTATGGATTTCGAATTAGTCATGGCGGCCTGCATTTTCATCATGAAGGCTGATCAGTCATACATCAAAAACCTCACCCTCAAGTGCGACACGGTTTCGTCCATTATACTCAACCTCTGCAAGTCTATGGGGGTTGAAAAGTTCGGCAATTCACCCGGGGCTAAACAGCACCTGGTGGACGCCCTAACAAACATTTTTATAGCATCGCAAAGGTCGGACTACAACTCTAGGATATCATGCAGGCTCAACGTTATCCATACGCTTACCAAACTTTTCGGCATCGAAGTGTACAAGAAAAGCTTCGTCGCGCACATCATTGCCAATAAGGAAAATTTCGTGCAGTTCATGCACCTGCTGCTCAGCGACACCACGTTCATTTTCGAGGAGGTGGTCACGTTCCTCTCAGAGATAAGACGCCGTGAACTTGCTGGAATCACGGATGAACCTCAGGAGCGTACCGAGCAAAACGAACCGTCCACAAGCAGTGGGCAATCTGCTCAACCGCGGCAGGAGCAGAGGGAACCTCAGCAGCCCCAACGCGAACAAGACGACGACCAATCACTCGATCCGTCGTTGCAGGACGGCGCCATTGACCCTAATCAGCTGAAGAATATGCCATTTAATGAACTCCAGGACCGCACCAGCAATTTTGTGGAATACGGATCTCAGATCACCACCCTGCTCTACATACTATGCAGGGAGTTCCCCACCGAAATTACGGGCACATCGGTCCTACTGCCGCAGGTTGCTTCATGCCTTGGCTGCTGCCTGGATAACCTTGCAGGAAAAGGCTGCATTAACCTCAAAGTGAAAAACATGATGCAGTACAACTTCCAGCCCAAGAATTGGCTCACCAGCGTGGTTAAGTGCTATGTTGCACTCTACGGCGGCGAGAACCCACAGAATTCCGAACCGTTCATGAAGGCTGTTGTGTCAGAGGGGCGCTACTTCAAGCCCTCCAACTTCGAACGGGCGTTCAAAATCATCACGAGAGAAATGCTGCTGGTATCGAAAGACAGGCACGCGTTCTTCAACATGTCGCAGAAACTTTGCCAGTACGCTAAGGCAAACAACACTCTCTACGAGAATGCGATGAATGCGGAAATGCCCGACGAATTCCTGGACCCTATCATGATGGACATCATGGAGGacccggtgctgctgccgacCAGCGGCATTGTGATGGATCGGAAGAACATCGAAAGGCACCTCATGTCCGAGGCCACCGATCCATTCAGCAGACAACCGCTCACCAAGGCGCAGCTTGTGCCCCAGGAAGAGCTGAAACAAAGAATCGATGCCTTCTTGGCGTCGGTGTCCAGATCAACTGACATTACAGAGGACATATACGAGTCTTAA
- a CDS encoding snRNP Sm-like protein, putative, producing MATIESSACYLPLALVDKCLGTKVWIIMKHEKEITGVLRGFDDYMNMVMEDVTEYTFTDSGIQTTELKDALINGNNIAMIVPGGRPS from the exons ATGGCGACGATAGAGAGCAGCGCGTGCTACCTGCCGCTCGCGCTGGTGGACAAGTGCCTGGGCACGAAGGTGTGGATCATCATGAAGCACGAGAAGGAGATCACGGGCGTGCTGCGCGGATTCGACGACTACATGAACATG GTGATGGAGGACGTGACGGAGTACACCTTCACCGACTCGGGCATCCAGACGACCGAGCTCAAGGACGCGCTAATAAACGGCAACAACATCGCAATGATCGTCCCCGGTGGACGCCCCTCCTGA
- a CDS encoding DNA repair and recombination protein RAD54-like , putative has translation MMRFNLGDRRKPGAEATEDALSTYSASYQQNSVQVCLIRAPLLSLLSVDEGPVTLFQPFKSPLQGHLPGISAESQRKTLGCKIRSFGRPFAPGAAEIGAFKKDGEDPDAGLPPPNPLVLYTSPEDAEVQITIEVDPMLSRFLRDHQRQGVQFIFDCLMGLKEFEGQGCILADDMGLGKTLQSITVMWTLLKQGFNGRPAARKCVIVCPASLVNNWESEINKWLKGKCPCTAVADGAKEKVISKFTGFKYDRRSNVLISSYETFRGHMSRLEGVPIDLVICDEAHRLKNDKTLTAVAIQKLPAKMRLMLSGTPIQNDLNEFYALISLCNPNVLGDVSEFRRRYANPIILGREPDATKDQQNLAAERLAELSYITNQFVLRRTNTLLSKVLPPKINMNVFCNLTETQQTLYKEFANSATCRKIVNSDDPVMAKTLGAILNFMKLCNHPCLIKPGSAMKSAAADATLKRIHETCPWNANSRSSYPELSAKTLLLFRLLHNIRATTNDRIVIISNYTQTIDVFERLCKQCGYPCVRLDGTLSIKKRHKLVTTFNDPTSHSFAFLLSSKAGGCGINLIGANRLVLFDPDWNPANDKQALARVWRDGQRKTCYIYRFFSTGTIEEKIYQRQICKDGLSAMLVTDGANELKDALSGECLRNLFDYKDTTVSDTHDSISCERCTEGVGYVPQTPDFVEDDLLTWAHHTDLQTVPDPCLKRAIFDNNPPIDVPEGYKPVSFVMSCLVEFKDVPPPKKPEQPAPQVKIENKTEDKSDNADEADVKTENTTDKVNKVKEEAKAIEPTVAAETTPAKRGRRGRKPKAEAVTEVPQQPEAVAEAKEDATATTRMSTRSGRGRRKRNSVDATAQVAPESPKAKRKTAATAVAAKPERATRRSPRKAALEEANVDRTNTASTDVELGDVAAEGELTDGFITDNEEPVAAEDGDVTEAELTDMGDDSE, from the exons ATGATGCGCTTCAACCTCGGCGACCGGCGGAAGCCAGG GGCCGAAGCGACGGAGGACGCGCTGTCAACCTATTCGGCGTCTTACCA GCAAAATTCGGTCCAGGTCTGCCTGATCCGCGCTCCGCTGCTTTCGCTACTCAGCGTGGATGAGGGGCCGGTCACGCTATTCCAGCCGTTCAAGAGCCCGCTGCAGGGACACTTGCCAG GCATCAGCGCCGAGTCGCAGCGGAAGACCCTCGGCTGCAAGATCCGTAGCTTCGGAAGGCCGTTCGCGCCGGGTGCTGCCGAAATCGGCGCATTTAAGAAGGATGGCGAGGACCCTGATGCGgggctgccgccaccgaaTCCGCTGGTGCTGTACACGTCTCCCGAGGATGCCGAAGTGCAGATCACCATCGAGGTCGACCCGATGCTGTCTAGATTCCTCCGTGACCACCAGCGCCAGGGTGTGCAGTTCATCTTCGACTGCCTGATGGGCCTCAAGGAGTTCGAAGGGCAGGGCTGTATCCTGGCCGACGATATGG GTCTCGGCAAAACTCTGCAGAGCATCACGGTGATGTGGACGCTGCTCAAGCAGGGGTTCAACGGCAGGCCGGCGGCACGCAAGTGCGTCATCGTGTGCCCCGCGAGCCTGGTGAACAACTGGGAGAGCGAAATCAACAAGTGGCTCAAGGGCAAGTGCCCCTGCACCGCCGTGGCCGACGGCGCCAAGGAGAAGGTCATCTCCAAGTTCACCGGGTTCAAGTACGACCGGCGctccaacgtgctgataTCGTCGTACGAGACCTTCAGGGGGCACATGAGCAGGCTGGAGGGGGTGCCCATCGacctcgtcatctgcgatGAGGCGCACCGGCTGAAGAACGACAAGACCCTCACGGCAGTCGCCATACAGAAGCTGCCGGCGAAGATGAGGCTCATGCTCAGCGGCACGCCCATCCAAAACGACCTCAACGAGTTCTACGCGCTGATTTCACTGTGCAACCCCAACGTGCTGGGGGACGTCAGCGAGTTCAGGAGGCGGTACGCCAACCCTATCATCCTGGGCAGGGAGCCCGACGCCACCAAGGATCAGCAGAACCTCGCGGCAGAGCGGCTCGCGGAGCTGTCGTACATCACCAACCAGTTCGTGCTGCGGCGCACCAACACGCTGCTgtccaaggtgctgccgcCCAAGATCAACATGAACGTCTTCTGCAACCTCACCGAAACGCAGCAGACCCTGTACAAGGAGTTCGCGAACTCGGCCACGTGCAGGAAGATCGTCAACAGCGACGACCCCGTGATGGCGAAGACGCTCGGGGCCATCCTGAACTTCATGAAGCTCTGCAACCACCCGTGCCTCATCAAGCCCGGCAGCGCCATGAAGTCCGCAGCCGCCGACGCGACCCTGAAGCGGATCCACGAAACGTGCCCGTGGAACGCCAATAGCCGCTCGAGCTACCCCGAGCTGTCCGCCAAGACGCTCCTGCTCTTCAGGCTGCTGCACAACATCCgggccacgaccaacgaccgcatcgtcatcatcagCAACTACACGCAGACGATCGACGTGTTCGAGAGGCTGTGCAAGCAGTGCGGCTACCCCTGCGTCAGGCTGGACGGCACGCTCAGCATCAAGAAGCGGCACAaactggtcaccacgttcaACGACCCGACTTCGCACAGCTTCGCGTTCCTGCTGAGTTCCAAGGCCGGCGGCTGTGGCATCAACCTCATCGGGGCGAACCGGCTGGTGCTGTTCGACCCCGACTGGAACCCCGCGAACGATAAGCAGGCCCTGGCCCGTGTGTGGCGTGACGGCCAGCGGAAGACCTGCTACATCTACAGGTTCTTCAGCACCGGGACCATCGAAGAGAAGATATACCAG CGGCAAATCTGCAAAGACGGACTCAGCGCCATGCTTGTCACCGACGGCGCCAACGAGCTGAAGGACGCCCTCAGCGGAGAGTGCCTCCGGAACCTGTTCGACTACAAGGACACCACTGTTTCTGACACGCACGACTCCATCTCCTGCGAGCGTTGCACGGAGGGCGTCGGCTACGTTCCGCAGACCCCGGACTTCGTGGAGGACGATCTGCTCACCTGGGCGCACCACACTGACCTGCAGACGGTCCCCGACCCCTGCCTGAAGCGCGCGATATTCGACAACAACCCGCCCATTGACGTCCCAGAGGGCTACAAACCGGTGTCTTTCGTCATGAGCTGCTTAGTGGAGTTCAAGGACGTGCCGCCACCCAAGAAGCCGGAGCAGCCTGCCCCGCAAGTAAAGATCGAGAACAAAACCGAGGACAAGAGTGATAACGCCGATGAAGCTGATGTTAAGACCGAGAACACGACCGATAAGGTAAATAAAGTGAAGGAAGAGGCAAAAGCGATCGAACCGACGGTTGCCGCTGAAACCACTCCAGCTAAAAGGGGTCGACGGGGGAGGAAGCCTAAGGCTGAAGCAGTTACGGAGGTACCTCAGCAGCCGGAAGCAGTTGCCGAAGCAAAAGAAGATGCCACCGCAACAACACGCATGAGTACCCGATCAGGGAGAGGCAGACGTAAAAGGAACTCTGTCGACGCAACTGCCCAGGTCGCACCCGAAAGTCCGAAGGCCAAACGCAAGACGGCGGCGACTGCCGTTGCAGCGAAACCAGAGCGCGCGACGCGCCGAAGTCCCAGAAAAGCTGCCTTGGAGGAAGCTAATGTCGATCGCACGAACACGGCATCGACCGATGTCGAGCTCGGGGACGTGGCCGCGGAAGGCGAGCTCACTGACGGGTTCATCACGGACAACGAGGAGCCGGTAGCGGCGGAGGACGGCGACGTTACGGAGGCCGAGCTCACGGACATGGGAGACGACTCCGAGTGA
- a CDS encoding ubiquitin-conjugating enzyme subunit, putative: protein MKKNAAVSSVRKQNDFTKLLMAGYDLELVNGSMQEFNVTFHGPIGTLYEDGVWKVHVTLPDDYPFASPSIGFLNKMLHPNVDESSGSVCLDVINETWTPIYSLVNVFDTFLPQLLTYPNPSDPLNNEAAALLMADKSSYEKKVREHVKKHASKEEWTKARASTTATEEKSAPEMEDDESVTSDLDDAEYDNF, encoded by the exons ATGAAAAAGAACGCCGCCGTATCCAGTGTGCGCAAACAAAATGACTTCACGAAGCT GCTCATGGCAGGGTACGACCTGGAACTGGTCAACGGGAGCATGCAGGAATTCAACGTCACGTTCCACGGGCCGATAGGCA CTCTGTACGAAGACGGGGTCTGGAAGGTCCACGTCACCCTGCCCGACGACTACCCCTTCGCCTCGCCGTCCATCGGTTTCCTGAACAAGATGTTGCACCCTAATGTAGACGAGTCAAGCGGCTCCGTGTGTCTGGATGTCATAAACGAAACGTGGACGCCAATTTACA GCCTCGTGAACGTGTTTGACACCTTTCTCCCCCAGCTCCTAACCTACCCGAACCCCAGCGACCCGCTGAATAACGAGGCCGCGGCGCTCCTCATGGCGGACAAGTCCTCCTACGAGAAGAAAGTACGAG AACACGTCAAGAAGCACGCCAGCAAGGAGGAGTGGACCAAGGCTCGCGCCAGCACGACGGCCACCGAAGAGAAGTCCGCGCCCGAAATGGAGGACGATGAATCTGTCACAAGCGACCTCGACGACGCGGAGTACGATAACTTTTAA
- a CDS encoding aspartyl protease, putative, which produces MLRSLLYEQLNNGAAQFVGVDAVTSSSIALTAAHSNRLWATYYGEIILGNVEDEGDTFKVLFDTGSSELWVPDELCESNACLTRKRLSRAERWTAKYDDRGNYIPILVKYLTGEMRAIDGTADVNLMNGIKVKDASVGLATKLDIPILMELPWDGIVGLGFTTDDQTARGARPILEAMQQNAVTYPHFRNQFAYYISKTGGNVTFGGYNNDYKRSPADEFQWAPVSNKGSYWAVNLLQLTVKENDRLNRHQFDSGDHNVAQSGTDPGDASMGDSTAVDANQPNDASGKLPLNVSDKQGATPKHRKTTIANTTMDAVNPTGNPADESGSVAGATASQANRAAESRPPLQYRNKLHDTKVIIDTGTYLIYAPQNMQNLVSSLFVDSCDAKRNLPTLVFTVEGTGFGGNSEIQLELTPDDYVLQFTDDDGETRCTLGIMVDDQQEELQLNAWTFGEVFLRAYYTVFDYDQRQIGFTPSRADLG; this is translated from the exons ATGCTCCGCTCGCTGCTGTACGAGCAGCTGAACaacggcgcagcgcagttCGTCGGTGTAGACGCCGTCACCTCCAGCTCCATCGCACTGACCGCTGCGCACAGCAATAGGCTCTGGGCAACCTATTACGGCGAGATCATTTTAG GTAACGTCgaggatgagggcgacACTTTCAAGGTCCTATTCGACACCGGCTCGTCGGAGTTGTGGGTGCCGGATGAGCTGTGCGAGTCCAACGCCTGCCTAACCCGGAAAAGGCTTTCCCGTGCCGAGCGGTGGACGGCCAAGTACGACGACCGCGGCAACTACATCCCCATCCTCGTCAAGTACCTCACCGGTGAAATGAGGGCAATTGACGGCACCGCCGACGTCAACCTGATGAACGGCATCAAGGTGAAAGATGCAAGCGTCGGGTTGGCAACGAAGCTTGACATACCCATCCTCATGGAGCTGCCGTGGGATGGCATAGTCGGCTTGGGCTTCACCACCGATGATCAAACTGCACGCGGCGCCCGGCCGATACTGGAAGCAATGCAGCAGAACGCGGTCACCTATCCGCACTTCAGAAACCAATTTGCTTACTACATCTCGAAAACTG GTGGAAATGTGACATTTGGGGGGTACAACAACGACTACAAGAGATCGCCGGCCGACGAGTTCCAGTGGGCGCCCGTCAGCAACAAGGGCAGCTACTGGGCCGTGAACCTCCTGCAGTTGACCGTCAAAGAAAATGATCGGTTAAATCGTCACCAGTTCGATTCTGGGGATCACAATGTTGCGCAATCCGGTACTGACCCCGGAGACGCATCAATGGGTGACTCCACAGCCGTCGACGCCAACCAACCAAACGACGCATCCGGCAAGCTACCGCTTAATGTTAGTGACAAACAGGGTGCAACGCCCAAACATCGCAAAACAACAATCGCAAACACGACCATGGACGCCGTTAACCCGACTGGAAACCCAGCCGATGAATCAGGATCGGTAGCCGGCGCCACGGCATCGCAAGCAAACCGAGCGGCCGAGTCGAGGCCGCCACTCCAGTATCGCAACAAGCTGCATGACACCAAGGTCATAATAGACACAG GCACCTATCTCATATACGCGCCTCAG AATATGCAAAATCTGGTCTCGAGCCTCTTCGTCGACAGTTGCGATGCCAAACGCAACCTGCCAACTCTGGTTTTTACTGTCGAGGGTACAGGCTTCGGTGGTAACA GCGAGATCCAGCTGGAGCTGACTCCCGACGACTACGTGCTGCAGTTCAccgacgacgacggcgaAACCAGGTGCACGCTGGGCATCATGGTTGACGACCAGCAGGAG GAGCTGCAGCTCAACGCCTGGACGTTCGGAGAG GTGTTCCTACGTGCGTACTACACCGTTTTCGACTACGACCAGCGGCAGATCGGTTTCACGCCGAGCAGGGCTGACCTGGGCTAG
- a CDS encoding RIBOSOMAL PROTEIN L7AE FAMILY MEMBER protein, putative: protein MAKPELYRLNRTAKAVSVDKKTRKEIAKDSGKPASKPIAVIPKVGVSALDNEKISVSVPTLEKAIDALQARAAAERESRTRNLLEDPSGSYVYLQVFLRKVFTETHVRPLQIKLGHPIYRGKDVCVFVKDPQKHWKKVLTELKVREVKKVIAVDKLRKKYREYKDRRLLVNSFDLFLSDKAVAPSLPSLLGKIFMEKKKLPISLTLNRDGMRDRIEEAIQSTFYRVSHGNCSGVKVALTSMTREEIVANVLQVIEAVKKFHMRDEKFKSKISGIYLSWEGSESLCLYSEELEAVEDIIGAAKEKKSRKS from the coding sequence ATGGCAAAGCCCGAGTTGTATCGGCTCAATCGCACTGCCAAGGCGGTTTCCGTTGACAAGAAGACGCGGAAGGAAATCGCAAAGGATTCGGGGAAGCCCGCGTCTAAACCTATCGCAGTCATTCCCAAAGTTGGAGTCAGTGCCTTGGACAACGAAAAGATCTCCGTCAGCGTGCCCACGCTAGAGAAGGCGATCGACGCACTGCAGGCCCgcgcggcggcggagcGGGAAAGCCGCACCCGCAACCTTCTGGAGGACCCATCGGGATCTTACGTCTACCTCCAGGTGTTCTTGCGGAAGGTATTTACGGAAACTCACGTCCGACCCCTGCAGATCAAGCTGGGCCACCCGATTTACCGCGGCAAGGACGTCTGCGTGTTCGTCAAAGACCCACAGAAGCACTGGAAGAAAGTGCTGACTGAGTTGAAAGTACGAGAAGTCAAGAAGGTGATTGCAGTGGACAAGCTGCGCAAAAAGTACCGTGAATATAAAGATCGGAGGCTGCTGGTGAATAGCTTTGACCTGTTTCTTAGCGACAAGGCGGTGGCCCCGTCGCTCCCCTCGCTCCTGGGCAAGATCTTTATGGAGAAGAAGAAGTTGCCCATATCGCTGACGCTGAACCGCGACGGTATGCGTGACCGTATTGAGGAGGCCATCCAGTCCACATTCTACCGCGTTTCGCACGGCAACTGCAGCGGTGTGAAGGTGGCCCTCACCTCCATGACCCGCGAGGAGATCGTGGCAAACGTTTTGCAAGTGATAGAGGCGGTCAAGAAGTTCCACATGCGCGACGAGAAGTTCAAGTCAAAAATATCGGGGATATACTTGAGTTGGGAGGGCTCAGAGTCGCTCTGCCTGTACAGCGAGGAGCtagaggcagttgaggatATCATCGGCGCTGCGAAGGAAAAGAAGTCACGAAAGTCCTGA
- a CDS encoding mitochondrial import inner membrane translocase subunit, putative: MSQTPMLGPEFGHLTPAQRTRVMDHLTEMQYRDTLETYNGMVDRCFNECIVSFRSKDLDSRETSCINSCVKFFFEFSQRVGQRFAEKQQNKV; this comes from the coding sequence ATGAGCCAGACACCGATGCTTGGGCCGGAGTTCGGCCACCTCACGCCGGCGCAGCGCACCCGGGTCATGGACCACCTCACCGAGATGCAGTACCGCGACACTCTCGAGACATACAACGGTATGGTGGACCGTTGCTTTAACGAGTGCATCGTTTCGTTCCGCAGCAAGGACCTGGACTCGCGGGAGACCAGCTGCATCAACTCGTGTGTGAAGTTCTTCTTCGAGTTCTCGCAGCGCGTCGGCCAGCGGTTTGCGGAAAAGCAGCAGAACAAGGTCTAA
- a CDS encoding G patch domain-containing protein, putative has product MSKAFRESVRNSISSVGSAVKSKFGAAILSKYGWKEGEGLGKNRDGIVDPVKLRAAKHNEGLGRKDSDQWHNWWDELYNEMASKSTKVTSVTSTVTDKGSNTENGESDYSHSGDDESAVDASSSELSSDGETSSDISSESSSSDESNRSDGAQLQHHSYNSDIYRKHKMIRVRQDVETVGGGDGGDAVANRRSDSDQEYAVEANEGGHSSDSSTSDSGVCSRTRSSGRRITPVDVLSGSDSEAPSAPKISSIGNGNAENVKRQPRHKRLIASHDNNAADSTAVAEKPSRHGRETDERKKSHRRKRQKQS; this is encoded by the exons ATGTCTAAGGCGTTTCGTGAATCTGTGCGTAACAGCATTTCAA GCGTCGGAAGTGCCGTGAAGTCTAAGTTCGGCGCTGCTATTTTGTCGAAATATGGGTGGAAGGA gggtgagggtctcGGTAAGAACCGCGATGGCATTGTGGATCCTGTGAAGTTGCGAGCCGCTAAACACAACGAAGGC TTGGGTAGGAAGGATTCCGACCAGTGGCACAACTGGTGGGACGAGCTGTACAACGAAATGGCCAGCAAGTCAACCAAGGTCACCTCTGTAACGTCCACAGTAACGGATAAGGGAAGCAACACTGAAAATGGTGAAAGTGATTATTCGCATAGTGGCGACGACGAGTCGGCGGTAGACGCCAGCAGCTCGGAGCTTTCCTCGGATGGCGAAACGAGCTCCGACATCAGCTCTGAATCGAGCTCATCCGACGAGTCCAATCGCAGCGACGGAGCGCAACTACAGCATCATTCGTATAATAGCGATATATACCGCAAGCACAAGATGATTAGAGTACGGCAGGATGTTGAGACTGTGGGTGGAGGTGATGGCGGCGACGCTGTTGCAAATCGCCGTAGCGACTCAGATCAGGAATACGCTGTGGAAGCTAATGAGGGAGGACATAGCAGCGACTCGTCTACAAGCGACTCTGGCGTATGTTCACGGACTAGAAGCTCTGGCCGCCGCATTACCCCTGTCGACGTTTTGTCGGGAAGCGATTCGGAAGCACCATCAGCTCCGAAGATTTCAAGCATCGGCAATGGAAATGCAGAAAATGTCAAACGCCAGCCGCGACACAAGCGCCTCATTGCCTCACACGACAACAATGCAGCAGACTCAACAGCAGTGGCCGAGAAACCGAGCAGGCATGGACGCGAAACTGACGAGCGCAAGAAGTCACATCGGCGTAAGCGCCAGAAACAGAGCTAA